Proteins from a genomic interval of Inediibacterium massiliense:
- a CDS encoding CDIF630_02480 family spore surface protein yields MAKNRYKEKNMARPIESHKTAAWANIEDLKPESLVPIPNKIEVENAKEWVEINEK; encoded by the coding sequence ATGGCAAAAAATAGATACAAAGAAAAAAATATGGCTAGACCTATTGAAAGTCATAAAACAGCTGCTTGGGCAAATATAGAAGATTTAAAACCTGAATCTTTAGTCCCCATTCCTAACAAGATAGAAGTAGAAAATGCAAAAGAATGGGTAGAAATAAATGAGAAATAA